The segment GAAATGCTTTCATCATAACATCATAAGCAGCACAAGAGGTAATGCCCATAGTTGCTCAAATAAACACTACTAAGATAACCAACCATTAATTAGAGAATTCATTTCCAAGCTTTATCCACATGGTGTGGGACCACAAACATAAACAAAATAGACTGGTTTACCAAACTAGGTGCAGCAAGTATCACTAAACAACATAACCAACGACAAAGAGCTAATAACATACTTCATTCGGACTCATCAGAAGTTAGGTCAAGCATAACTAAGCCTCTTTCTTCTCCAGTGTCACCATATGCTCGTAGCGGGCATGAACGCCGAGGCTATACCCAAGAAACCCGGCCATGCCAATCATACCGAGCGGGTGGACCAACACCCCGATGGCCTCGCCGAAGAGGTAGGAGAGAAGAAAGTCCGGTAAGAAGAGTAACACACCGCTCCAGTAGATGAAGCCCATCTGATTGTCTGTGATGAGAGCACCGTGCAGCTTCTGCACCGCCACGAGGCACGCCCATAAGAAGAGGCTGAGATCGATTAGGATCGACAGCAAGAGGACAATCCAGTACTCGTCCACGGTGTAGTAAATCACCCATGCCGCGCCCGCTGCGCACACCAAGGAAGTAACGGTCGCGTAGAAGGAAACCATACAGAACACGCCCCTGTCCCACTTCAGGTCGTCTTCGCTGCGAGTGGGGACGGCCTCGGCAGACCGCTCGGTGCCCTTGCGCTGCCGGTAGTCAGAGAGAGCGTACCCAAATAGCCCGGCGGCGTAGGCCGTGTCGAGGAGCATGATGAAGATGCCGGCGGAAGAACTTAGGTgtgtgacggcggcggcgaccagcGCCATGTAGGAGACGGAGACCAGCACGGTGCCCGCGTGGATCGTCGCCGTGAGGGAGATGGTCCACAGGGCGAGGTAGGAGCTGGCGATGACAGAGAAAGTCCACACGGCGCGCCGCGGCTGGTCAGCGGAGAACCACAGCGCCAGCGACGTGAACAGAGCGAAGGCCGCGCGCGCAGGGGTGAGCTTCTTGGAGACGGCGCCGCGGGCTGGGGGCTTCGAGACCTTGGGCTCGGTGGCCACgctgccggaggaggaggagtttcCACCCTTGGCATTGCCGTTGGTAAGGACCTGGGCGCCGGCTTCGTTGGTGGTGACTTCCTCCGTCGTGGCGCTGCGGTCGACAGCGGAGGGATCGCCGTTCCCAGCGATGGTTTTGACGGCGGGGAGGACGCCGTTATCCATCTCCATCCCCTCGCCCTTGACGCCGACAGAGGGAGGAGCAGCCATGGCAAGGGtgagggcggcggcgaggcgaggTAGGGTTTGGGAAACGGATTGAGCCGGTGGGGACTCGAGTATCGTGCTCTCCCATCTTCTGTTCTAGCGCGCCGCTGGGTGAACCATTTGGGCTTGGGCCtattcagagagagagagagctggctGGCTAGCTGGGGAGTTGCCAACTTTCAATCACTCCATCATGGCTTtgaagagtttttttatttt is part of the Phragmites australis chromosome 12, lpPhrAust1.1, whole genome shotgun sequence genome and harbors:
- the LOC133886901 gene encoding uncharacterized protein LOC133886901, with translation MAAPPSVGVKGEGMEMDNGVLPAVKTIAGNGDPSAVDRSATTEEVTTNEAGAQVLTNGNAKGGNSSSSGSVATEPKVSKPPARGAVSKKLTPARAAFALFTSLALWFSADQPRRAVWTFSVIASSYLALWTISLTATIHAGTVLVSVSYMALVAAAVTHLSSSAGIFIMLLDTAYAAGLFGYALSDYRQRKGTERSAEAVPTRSEDDLKWDRGVFCMVSFYATVTSLVCAAGAAWVIYYTVDEYWIVLLLSILIDLSLFLWACLVAVQKLHGALITDNQMGFIYWSGVLLFLPDFLLSYLFGEAIGVLVHPLGMIGMAGFLGYSLGVHARYEHMVTLEKKEA